The stretch of DNA AGCTCTGTCGGTAATCGATAACGTTTCCTGAACGTTGTGGTCGGTAATAAGAATTCCGATGTTCTTGGTCTTAAGTTTTGCTACAATTGTTTGAATTTCTTCCACCGCAATAGGGTCAACGCCAGCAAATGGCTCATCTAAAAGAATAAACTTAGGGTCAACTGCGAGACAACGGGCAATTTCTGTACGACGGCGTTCTCCTCCTGAGAGTAAATCTCCGCGATTCTTTCGCACTTTGTTTAAACTGAATTCAGTCAATAAAGCCTCCAGTTTTTCATGACGTTGCTCCTTGTTTAAACCAGTCATTTCAAGTATTGCCATAATGTTATCTTCAACAGTAAGCTTACGAAAAACAGAAGCTTCCTGTGCCAGATAACCGATACCCTTTTGAGCACGTTTGTACATTGCATCGTAAGTTATCTCTTGATCATCAAGAAAAACATGACCATCATTAGGTTTTATTAAACCAGTAATCATGTAAAAAGAAGTGGTTTTGCCCGCACCGTTAGGGCCAAGTAGTCCTACAATTTCTCCTTGTTTTACATTAAACGATACATGGTTTACCACTGTGCGTTTTTTGTAGGTTTTTACCAGATTTTCAGCGCGTAGCTCAAGCTTTGATTCGTTTATATCCACTGGTTTCTAGTTTATTCAAATTTTATGTCTTTAACATTTAATTGAATGGTGGTTTTTCCATTCCAGGTATTCTCCTCAATACTGTAACAAATATCAAATGGAATACCTTTTCTTATGCGTTGATAATGCTGGCCTAAATTAAAACCTATGCAATCAAAAAAATAACCTTCTGATTGTTGAACGGTAAACTTCAAGTGATTATTTCCCACCACTTGCGGCTCCCCTTTACACCATACATTTTTTGAGGCAAAAGTAGGCTTCATATTGCCCGGTCCAAAAGGGGCAAATTGCTTAATAATCCGTACTAATTTAGGTTCAATGGTATTTAATTTTACGTATTCATCAATTTCAATTTCCTGAGAAAGCGAACGTTCTTCAATGGTTGATGCAACAACTTCTTCGAACTTATTGATAAATGCCGTTATATTCTCAAGAGGAATGGTAAGCCCCGCAGCATATTTATGTCCACCATACTGTTCCAAAAGATCACTGCAAGCACTTATCGCTTCATGAATATCAAATCCGTTAACAGAGCGGGCAGAACCTGTGGCTTTGCCGTTTGACTCAGTAAGAATGATGGTAGGACGATAATATTTTTCAATCAGTCGCGAAGCAACGATACCGATAACTCCCTTATGCCAGGTAGGAGAAAATAAAACTGTTGATTTACGAGTCTGCTGACTTGGGTCGGATTCCAGCATTGCCAATGCTTCACCTGTAATACTGTTATCAAACTCCTTGCGTTCGGTGTTTTTAAGATTAACCAGCTGTCCTTTTTCAGTGGCCAATTCTGATGAACCTGAAATTAATAAATGCACCGCATGTTTAGCATCATCAATACGACCGGCGGCATTAATTCGAGGTCCAATCTGAAAAACAATGTCAGTTATTGTTATTGCTTCTTTTTGAGCGGAAAGGTCTATTAATGCTTTTAATCCTTCACAGGGGTTTTCATTAATTCTTTTCAGCCCATAAAAAGCAAGCGTTCTGTTTTCTCCGGTAATAGGAACAATATCAGAGGCAATACTGACCGCAACCAGATCGAGAAAGGGTTCGAGGTAAGTAAACGGCATATTGTTTTTTTCTGCAAATGCCTGAATGAGTTTAAAGCCGATTCCACAACCGGAAAGCTCCTTATAGGGATATTCACAATCATGTCTTTTGGGATCAAGAACAGCTATAGCGTAAGGAACCTCATCGCCTGGTAAATGGTGATCACAAATAATAAAATCAATTCCTTTTTCATTTGCGTAATCAATCTTATCAACAGATTTAATGCCGCAATCAAGCGCAATAATTAACGAATGGTTGTTTTCCTCAGCCCAGTCAATGCCTTTAGTTGAAATACCATAGCCCTCTTTATACCTGTCGGGGATATAGTAACTAAGATTATTGTAAAACTTTTTAAAGAAACTGTAAACCAGCGAAACTGAAGTAGTTCCATCTACATCATAATCTCCGTAAATAAGGATCTTTTCTTGATTTTTTATTGCTTCTTCAATCCGGTCGATCGCTTTTTCCATGTCAAGCATCAGGAAGGGATCATGTAGATGTCTTATATCAGGGCGAAAAAAATCTTTGGCACTATCAAAATCAACGATACCACGTCTTTCGAGTAGTTTAGCGATAATGGGTGAAACATTCAGTTCCTGCGACAACAAGTCCACCACGTCATTTTTATAATCCGAATGTGTAATCCACCTTTTATCCATAGTATAATTCAAGGGGTAAAAATAATAGTTTTTATGGAATGTGTTTTTTCTTTAAGTGAGCGCATGCAAGTAATAGCTTTCAATATTGTTTAAATATTTGATATACAAAAGGGTGAATACTGTTTTGTGGAAAAGTAATTTTCTCTATTCTTCAAAGTAAGTTAATGTTGTGCGATTTCGAGCGCCGGGTATGAGGCTTTTATTTTATAAGTTTAAGCTTTGTAACGAGATGCTTAAAAATTTTATCTTTGCCGGATGCAATCGAAAATAGAAGGCTATATATCAGAGATCAATGCGTTTACTCCGGCAAACGCCGAGGAGTTGGAGCAATTCCGTATAAAATTTTTAGGACGTAAAGGTATTGTGGGTGAAATGTTTGAAGAGTTCAAACAAGTTACACCAGAAGAAAAGCGCGTTTTAGGTAAGGTCCTCAACGTTTTTAAACAAACTGCAGAGGCAAAA from Solitalea canadensis DSM 3403 encodes:
- the recJ gene encoding single-stranded-DNA-specific exonuclease RecJ encodes the protein MDKRWITHSDYKNDVVDLLSQELNVSPIIAKLLERRGIVDFDSAKDFFRPDIRHLHDPFLMLDMEKAIDRIEEAIKNQEKILIYGDYDVDGTTSVSLVYSFFKKFYNNLSYYIPDRYKEGYGISTKGIDWAEENNHSLIIALDCGIKSVDKIDYANEKGIDFIICDHHLPGDEVPYAIAVLDPKRHDCEYPYKELSGCGIGFKLIQAFAEKNNMPFTYLEPFLDLVAVSIASDIVPITGENRTLAFYGLKRINENPCEGLKALIDLSAQKEAITITDIVFQIGPRINAAGRIDDAKHAVHLLISGSSELATEKGQLVNLKNTERKEFDNSITGEALAMLESDPSQQTRKSTVLFSPTWHKGVIGIVASRLIEKYYRPTIILTESNGKATGSARSVNGFDIHEAISACSDLLEQYGGHKYAAGLTIPLENITAFINKFEEVVASTIEERSLSQEIEIDEYVKLNTIEPKLVRIIKQFAPFGPGNMKPTFASKNVWCKGEPQVVGNNHLKFTVQQSEGYFFDCIGFNLGQHYQRIRKGIPFDICYSIEENTWNGKTTIQLNVKDIKFE
- the lptB gene encoding LPS export ABC transporter ATP-binding protein, which gives rise to MDINESKLELRAENLVKTYKKRTVVNHVSFNVKQGEIVGLLGPNGAGKTTSFYMITGLIKPNDGHVFLDDQEITYDAMYKRAQKGIGYLAQEASVFRKLTVEDNIMAILEMTGLNKEQRHEKLEALLTEFSLNKVRKNRGDLLSGGERRRTEIARCLAVDPKFILLDEPFAGVDPIAVEEIQTIVAKLKTKNIGILITDHNVQETLSITDRAYLLFEGSILKSGTAEDLAADEQVRRVYLGRNFVLRPKVL